Genomic DNA from Prunus persica cultivar Lovell chromosome G1, Prunus_persica_NCBIv2, whole genome shotgun sequence:
TTTTCATGGTCGATCCCCTTCTCAATCGATCAATAGTCTTTGACTCCACTGAAAGAAGCTGGAAAAAACTTAATCATCCACCTCTCCTCCAGAAAAACTCCAACTGCAATTCCATGCCTGTTTCAGCCTCTGGTGGCTTGATCTGTTTCCGAAATTCATATGGCAACTTCATTGTGTGCAACCCCGTGACAGGGTCTTGCAACGAACACCCTCCGCTGGATCCATCCCTACAAAATCTCACCTTCCATGCCATTGTGATGCATTCATGTCCCAAGTATGAGCAGTCCTCTTACAAGCTGCTTGTTGTCTTTGGTGAACTTCCAAAGCTGTCATTCAGAGTGTATAACTCAGACACCGGTTCCTGGGAAGAAGAGACCGCCTTGTGTAAGAAGTTTGATGATGATTCTGCAGAATCTGAATCAAGTGAGGACAATGCTGCTGTTTACTTCCTTAGCAAGGCTGGGAATGTAGTGGCAACCAACATGCAAAGAAGCCCATCTAAGCAATACTCATCAGTGATCACTACTAATAAAGATGGCGAGGAGATAGTCCATTTCCTAAGCTCATCAGGGTCAGTTGTGGCTTGCAATCTGGCCACCAAGTGCTTCTCTGAGTACTCCAGGCTTTTGCCCGTCTTCTTCGAGTACTCCATTGATTTAGTGGAGTGCGGAGGCAGGATGTTAGTGGTTCTGCTGTCAGAATTCTTCGAAAGCGCTAGTCTCAGGGTGTGGTGTTACGATGAGGATGTTCGATCTTGGCACCAAATTGCAGCAATGCCTCCAGCA
This window encodes:
- the LOC18788188 gene encoding F-box only protein 13 is translated as MEDQNCRASVMTRKRKSQEEDNCISSTFYMDELNEDLLERVLSRLPTSAFFRLTSVCKRWKSVASSPSFKLACSQIPSRDPWFFMVDPLLNRSIVFDSTERSWKKLNHPPLLQKNSNCNSMPVSASGGLICFRNSYGNFIVCNPVTGSCNEHPPLDPSLQNLTFHAIVMHSCPKYEQSSYKLLVVFGELPKLSFRVYNSDTGSWEEETALCKKFDDDSAESESSEDNAAVYFLSKAGNVVATNMQRSPSKQYSSVITTNKDGEEIVHFLSSSGSVVACNLATKCFSEYSRLLPVFFEYSIDLVECGGRMLVVLLSEFFESASLRVWCYDEDVRSWHQIAAMPPAMSHEWYGKNVDINCVGAGDQILICLSSAEISSCVLCDLAANEWVELPKCFMDGEAIKFMSAFSFEPRIEASV